One stretch of Deltaproteobacteria bacterium DNA includes these proteins:
- a CDS encoding methyltransferase domain-containing protein: MGAGGEFAESFRYFREHHEESMERMFAAVSDLYAEYWDDFFHFAIFTDENESRAAAFANTHRRYLEALRIGEARKAADLACGRGGFANVLAENTAGDVLGIDISRSQLSHARRYRKPNLRFLRHDVMRIDELGERFDAVSFLDAECYLPDKEKAVEKIARVVNPGGRFLLLAWCRREGLNRTQEELVLHPFMRYWAIPDLATPERYRSWLGRNGLRLLEETDLNHAIRRNWEYGYEQAIRAIGELSMEDIPRFVWKGMKLGRDGLRLIKEQFPAALHIKAGFDSGFLRYVLFLAEKF; encoded by the coding sequence ATGGGCGCGGGAGGGGAGTTCGCGGAGAGCTTCCGGTATTTCCGGGAGCACCACGAAGAGAGCATGGAGCGGATGTTCGCGGCGGTGAGCGACCTGTACGCCGAATACTGGGACGACTTCTTCCATTTCGCGATCTTTACGGACGAAAACGAGAGCCGCGCGGCCGCGTTCGCCAATACCCACCGCAGGTACCTGGAGGCGCTGCGGATCGGGGAGGCGAGGAAGGCGGCGGACCTCGCCTGCGGAAGGGGCGGATTCGCGAACGTCCTGGCGGAGAACACCGCGGGCGACGTTCTCGGGATCGACATTTCGCGCTCGCAGCTATCCCACGCCCGGCGGTACCGGAAGCCGAACCTGCGGTTCCTGCGGCACGACGTGATGCGGATCGACGAGCTCGGCGAACGGTTCGACGCGGTCTCCTTCCTCGACGCGGAGTGCTACCTGCCGGACAAGGAGAAGGCGGTCGAAAAGATCGCGCGGGTTGTGAATCCGGGGGGGAGGTTCCTTCTGCTGGCCTGGTGCAGGCGGGAAGGATTGAACCGGACGCAGGAGGAATTGGTTCTGCACCCATTCATGAGGTACTGGGCGATTCCGGACCTGGCGACGCCCGAACGATATCGAAGCTGGCTCGGCCGGAACGGCCTTCGCCTGCTGGAAGAGACCGACCTGAACCACGCGATCCGGAGGAACTGGGAGTACGGGTACGAACAGGCGATCCGGGCGATCGGCGAACTTTCGATGGAAGATATCCCGCGGTTCGTCTGGAAAGGAATGAAGCTGGGACGGGACGGGCTCCGGCTGA
- a CDS encoding methyltransferase domain-containing protein: MAKPVCPWWLGWFLAHPWRRRIHNPAGILRPYISEGMTVLEPGPGMGFFTMELARLAGPTGRVVAVDVQPRMLEGVRRRAEGRLLLAEPRLEVSEAEFMKTVDAAGKHGLRADRRLSVPWCRAALLVKGP; this comes from the coding sequence ATGGCGAAACCGGTCTGCCCCTGGTGGCTCGGCTGGTTCCTGGCTCACCCGTGGCGCCGCCGGATCCACAACCCCGCCGGAATCCTTCGTCCCTATATCTCCGAGGGGATGACCGTGCTGGAGCCCGGCCCAGGGATGGGGTTTTTCACGATGGAGCTCGCCCGCCTGGCGGGCCCCACGGGGCGGGTCGTTGCGGTCGACGTGCAGCCGCGCATGCTGGAGGGAGTCCGGCGCCGGGCCGAAGGCCGGCTCCTGCTGGCCGAACCGCGCCTCGAAGTGTCGGAGGCCGAATTTATGAAAACCGTGGATGCGGCCGGGAAACACGGCCTGCGCGCGGATCGCCGCCTTTCGGTCCCGTGGTGCCGGGCCGCCCTGCTGGTCAAGGGACCGTGA